Part of the Candidatus Hydrogenedentota bacterium genome is shown below.
AATTGTCGTTTAGTGCTTGCCGATATAGAGATTACGTATAGTTGTTAGAGGAGCTGACTTACCAGATTCCATTCGACGAAAGTCGATGCTTTCTTCTTTAACGGGTCGATGAGGAGTCGGTCAGAAATCACTCTCAAGTTCTTCAAATTCAACTATATTTAACGTAAGTCACTATTTATAAGTATTTTATGTGACTGAGCTGCGATGGCATCCTGGTTTGACCCGACCGGCAACACTCGTTGAGACTCAGCGCGCATCGAAGTTCTTTGGGCGGCAATCACAGCGCACGGACCATGGCAGTCGCTCAGCCAGTCTAAGCAGAATTCGCACACGTTGTCACTTTGCACTGGTATATTCCATTCCAAGGCTCTATTGTGGCGTATCAGGTGCCTTAACACGGATTGGAGTGGGTCAATTCAGTTTAAGGCATTTATTTTGAAATATTTATGTCAAGGCATAATGCTTGATATAGAGCATTAGTCTTTCTCTTTTTATCAGTATATGGAGGCATGCGCTTTTGTCATTGTGAAGGATTTGTTTACAAATTAGTCATTTGTCGATATACATAATTTATTCTAAGTAGACGAAAAGAAAATTTGTCTTGACACCGTCGACTTCTTCAGCTAGAATCTCAACATGGGCCGCAGACGTGATAAGGCCTGAGTCAGGGGCAGTACTTGGCGCGGTTCCTATTCGTACGGGCGATAGGGGCGGTCAGGAAATAACAAAGGAGTTATAGCGATGAGGAAGAGGGGTTTTACTCTAATCGAACTGCTTGTCGTAATCGCCATCATCGGCATACTTGCCGCCATTCTCTTGCCGGCACTGGCCCGTGCCCGTGAGGCGGCCCGGCGCGCGAGTTGCGCAAACAACCTCAAGCAGTGGGGACTGGTCTACAAGATGTACTCGGGCGAATCCAAAGGCGAAAAGTTCCCGCCCATGCAGGTCGGATCATGGTTCGATGCAACCGGTTCTTACGCGGTCGATCCTTCAACGGGGCCAATCCTGTTTGACTTGAGCTTTGGTCCCTGCGTTCCGAGCATCTATCCGGAATACTTGACCGACCCCAACGTCATGTTCTGTCCGTCTGATGCATCGACCCCGATGTACATCGATCTGCAGAAAGATCCCGATGGCACCCTGTCTGGCGCACCCAATGCTAATTGCACGGGCTATATGTCATGGAATGGCAGCGCGTGCATGCGCGGCATCGACGCCAGCTACCTGTATCTTGGGTGGATGCTCGACAAGGCAGATGGCGACGACCAGCTCTCTGGTACGGGGACATCTTTGCAGGGCGATGCATTTGTGGCTGCCCTTGTTCCTGCCGCAACCCCCGAGATCACTGCGCTTGTGGCGTCCGGTGCGGAAGGTTTTGCCGCCAGCATGGCCAATGACCTTGAAGTCGGCGCCGGACTGGGCAACGGTGCATCGGATACGCTCTATCACCTGCGTGAAGGTATTGAGCGCTTTATGATCAGCGATATCAACAATGCGGCCGCTTCCGCCGTGGCGCAAAGTGAAATCTGGGTTATGTGCGACGGGGTCTCCACCACGGCGTCTGCCTACAGCCATGTTCCCGGCGGTGGCAATGTCCTGTTTATGGATGGGCACGTGTCGTTCTCGAAGTACGATGTAGGCGGCAAAGCCCCGATCAATGGACCAATGGCCAGGACAGTGGGCTCGCTTGCGAGCGACTTCTAGTCGAACTCCCGCACGGCAGTCAATTTAATCCGGTTGGTTTTGGAGCGAGGGGCGCGGAAGCTGGAATGGCGCAACCGCGAGAGTGACTTGCACCAACCACATGTATGGCGCCCGCCTTCGGGCGGGCGCCTCCGGCATCACTCAAGAGGTCCATTCCCATCCCGAGTATCGGGTTAGCTGGCAACGTGGCGATGGATCTAAGACGATGAAGGGGACATCGGGGGTGTCCGTTCCGCCAGCTATCTTGGCTAATACGTTGGACCTTCATCGCGATTACGGCTGCAAGGACCGCCGAGAGTAAGTCGCAGACCATCCCATTGCACGGTAGAGTTTTGCGCCCAGGGCGCATTATGGAAAGGCAACACGAATGGGTCGATTCAGACCACCCTATCTGGGCGCCGCATATTATCCCGAGACGTGGCCCCGCGAGCAGTTGGACGAGGACATCAAGCTTATGCGCGATGCGGGCATGAATGTCATGCGCATTGCAGAGTTTGCGTGGAGCAGCATGGAGCCTGCAGAAGGGCGGCTGGAACTTGGCTGGCTTCGCCGTGTCGTGGACAAGCTGGCAGAGGCCGGAATCGCGACCATTATGTGCACCCCCTCGTGTACACCGCCCGCATGGCTTACCGAGAAGTACCCGGAGGTCCTCGTGGTAAGCCATGCGGGAGTCCGAGCGCGGCACGGCTCGCGCCGCCATGTTTGTCCCAATAGCCCGATCTATCGCGGCCACTGCGAACGCATCGTGACCCGGCTCGCCGAAATGTTTGGTCAAGACGAAAACGTCATCGGCTGGCAAATCGACAACGAAGTGGACCTTTGGAAAGGCGAGGGGTGCTTCTGCGATCTGTGCGTACGACTGTTTCGTGAGAGGCTCCGCAAAAAGTTCGGGAGCATTGATGCCCTCAACGAATCCTGGGGAACGCATCTCTGGAGTATGACGTACCAATCGTTCGAACAGATCCCGGCTCCCGAGCCCAGCATCCACGATCACCCGTCCTTGTCGACGGCCTGGACCTTGTTCCAAAGCGACAGTATGGTGGACTACGTCCTTCATCAGGCGTCAATCCTGCATGAGCACGTTTCGCAGCCAGTCGGCACCGATATGATGCCCATCTTGTCGGTGAGTTACGAGAAACTGCACCGGCATCTCGACATTGTTCAATACAATCACTACGACTCCATGGAAACCCTATGGAAGCAGGTCTTCTGGATGGATTATGTCCGCCCCTTCAAGACGGCTCCGTTCTGGAACACCGAAACGGCCACCTGTTGGAATGGCGGTGTCACTGCCAACGGCTATAAGGATCCCGGGTTCTGCCGCGTCAATTCCTGGCTTCCTATTGCGCTGGGAGCGGAGGCCAACTTGTATTGGTTGTGGCGGGCTCACTGGAGCGGCCAGGAACTCATGCACGGCTCCGTCGTGTCGAGCCACGGCAGGCCGTTGCATATCATGGGAGAGGTGAAGGAAGTCGCAAAGGGTTTTGAGGCGGCTGGAGACTTCCTTTCACAGACAGTCCCCGCTCCTACAGGACTCGCCGTGCACGTTTCGACCGTAGCGTGGGCTCAGTTCCGCCACCAACCCATGGCAAACGGCTTTGACTATCTTGATTGTCTCTTGAATCGAGTATGCAGGCCGTTGATGGACGTGCATCTGCGTGTGGACTTTATCGATCCGGCGGATTCTCTAACAGACTATAGGGTTGTGTATTCACCCTTCCTGCCTGCTTTGGATGAGTCTCGACTTCGAGAGCGTCTGTGGACTTGGATAGAAGCAGGCGGAACATGGGTGGTGGGCCCGCTGTCCGATACGCGCACTCTCGAAGCCACAAAACCTGCCGGCGCCCCGTTCGCCTCCCTGGAAGAGTGGGCTGACATCTACTGTGCGTACGAGGTTCCCGGCGACCCTCGCGATTTCGCCTTCCGTTGGAACGACGGAACGGCGTCACACGGCAGTTTGTGGTATTCGGGTTTTGAGACCGAAAAGGCAAAGGTGTTGGCGTCTTACCTCGACGGTCCGCTGAAGGGCATGGCCGCGATCACTGAGACTCGAGTTGGCATTGGGCGCATTATCGTGCTCGGCACACTTCTGAACTCCCAGGATATGAGGGCCTTGATGCTTCGGGTGTGCGGCGAGGCTGAGATCGTTCCCGCGGCCGATGCATCCCCCAATGTCCTCGTCGTCCCGCGCGTAGGAGAGGGCGGGTCGGGAACAATTGTAATGGAGATTGAGAACCGGACTGGGTATCTGCAACTGCACCAGCCGTGCAAAGATATCCTGACTGCGCGGAATTACGATGGGCGTGTCGAAATAGAGCCCTATCAAGTCTTGGTGCTTCAGACAGAGCGCAGCATTGTAAGCGATGACGGCGCATTGGCCGGTCACGTCTCCGATAGGGGACCGCTCGGATCGTTTGAGGAGGCTCCCTAGTCCGCAATTTGCACCGGCGCGATTGAGCGCCGACGCAAATTGCTCACGTGCAAGACGTTGAGGTTATGCCATGAGGATTTCTCGCGAACACACTCTGCTTTCGGAGAACCGCTTTGTTTTTCGCCGCAAGTCTCGAAAGCACAATGGTTACGAGATAGGTTCAAGTGTGTACGTGAGAAATCCGGGCTAGCTCCGTCGTCAGAGATAATAGAGATGCAAAGTCGTGTGTGCCCCCCGGATTGTGCGAGGATGATTCTGCATCCGGCTTCAGCGCTTGCAGGGCCGTTCGGAATCGCTCTTTTGATGGACAAGCAAGAATGGGGCTCAGGGGCAGCCATATCGACTTCGTGTGAATGAGGCCCCAGCCGAACGTGTCGGTTCGTGGCCAGAAAAGTACGCGACTTCACGAGAGGGGTGCGGCACATGAAAAAGGCGTTCGTTGGATACGCCTTTATCAGTCCGTGGTTGTTCGGTTTTGTGGCGCTGACTGCCGTTCCGTTCGTAGTCAGCATCTACTTGAGCTTCACACGGTACGACATTGTCTCGCCGCCCGTTTGGATCGGACTGGCCAACTACAGACGGCTCTTCACGGAAGATCCTGTCTTCTGGATCGCCTTGGGCGTTACGTTCAAGTTCGCCTTGATTTCCGTCCCTCTGGGTATCGTTACGGGTATCGCAATCGCTCTGTTGCTCAATCTCAAGCTTCGCGGAATGAGTGTCTATCGAACAGCCTTCTATGTCCCTTCCATAGTGCCTATTGTTGCGACCTCCGTCATCTTCATGTGGATACTCAATCCTCAGATTGGCCTTGTGAACGGCCTTCTTGCGCGCGTAGGCATCCAAGGACCCGCATGGCTGCAAGACGCGAACTGGGCTCTCTGGGCCCTTATTCTGATGTCTCTTTGGGCGGTTGGCGGAAGTATGGTCATCTATCTCGCCGGCCTAAAGGACATCCCCGTGGCGCTCTATGAGGCGGCCATAATCGATGGCGCGAATGCCTGGCAACGCACGCGTCACGTTACACTGCCCATGCTGACCCCCGTCATCTTTTTCAATCTCATCATGGGGGTAATCGGCTCGTTTCAGTATTTCACGCAGGCTTGGATAATGACTGCCGGAGGTCCCAACGACAGCACGCACTTCTACGCGCTTTACCTCTTCATACGCGCGTGGCGTTACCTCGACATGGGCTATGCCAGCGCCATGGCTTGGATACTCTTTGCCGTCATCATGACCCTCACGGTTGCTATCTTCCGAACGCACAGGCGGTGGGTACACTATGGAAGCTGATTCCGTAAGAGCCCGCCGCGAGTACAAGCAAGGTTCCGCTGCCATTGCTTGGTGCTTGGGAGTGCTTCTTGTCGTTGGGATGATGTTACTGCTGGCCGTGCCACGTCCGTCCGAAAGAAAGCACCCGGAGCGGATTCCCGTGCACTTCTGGCACATGTGGACTTCGGAGTGGAAGACTGTCGCGGACAAGATCGTCGACCGATACAACGATAGCCAAGACCGTTATGAAGTCATTCCTCTTTCCATTCCGGCGAACACGGCGGACTCGAAATTCCTGATGTCCGTCGCGGGAGGTGTTCCACCTGATGTCATGATTCAGTGGAATCCCGTTATTCCAAAATGGGCGGAAAGCAAAGCCGTGCTTCCATTGAACGAGCTCATGTCGCCCGAAGAATGGGAGGCATTCCAGAAATCCGTATACCCTGTTGTGCTCAAGATCGGTATGTACAAGGGCAAATTCTACGGCGCCGCCACAGGGCTTGACGTCTATGCCTGTTACTTCCGAAAGGACTTCGCGCGCGAAGCCGGACTCGATGTCGAGCGCGTTCCAAGGAACCTGAAGGAACTGTCTGCCTGGGGCGACTCAATGACGAAGCGCGGCCCGGATGGGTCGCTGAAGCGAATTGGACTTCTCAACCCAATTCGTCCGGCGAGCCTTTCAATGTACGCGCCAGGGTTTGGCGGGGGATTCTACGACTGGAAGCGTAACGTTTTGACCATCAACACATCGCCAAATGTGCAAGCGTTGAAATTCCTCAGTGGAGAGCGTAAGAAGCTGGGCTTCGACAATGTGATTGGCTTCGAGTCTAGCTTCACCAGTGAAATCAGCACGGCTGCGTGGCCGTTCATCAGCGGCGCATATGGAATCACGCTGGATGGGCAATGGCGTGTGGAGCAGATTGCCCGATACGCACCTGAAATGGAGTACGGCACCTTTCCCATTCCGCCACCGGAAGGAGGAAACGAACTCGCAAGTTGGGCGAATGCGAATTTCTTCGTCATTCCCACAGGGGCAAAGCAGGTGGATGGCGCGTGGGACTTCATCAAGTTCTGGTCCGGCATAGAAAACCCGAAGCGCGCCGCGGAGTTTTACACGTGGGGGGGATGGTTGCCGCCCCTGCCCGCAATCGGAGATGCGCCCGCCTATCGCGAATACGTGCGTCAGCACCCTCAGTTTCAGACGTTTCTCGACATACTCCCCAGTGATCACTTGGAGCCATTGCCGCCGGTCTCTTACCAGGCCTACTTC
Proteins encoded:
- a CDS encoding DUF1559 domain-containing protein, yielding MRKRGFTLIELLVVIAIIGILAAILLPALARAREAARRASCANNLKQWGLVYKMYSGESKGEKFPPMQVGSWFDATGSYAVDPSTGPILFDLSFGPCVPSIYPEYLTDPNVMFCPSDASTPMYIDLQKDPDGTLSGAPNANCTGYMSWNGSACMRGIDASYLYLGWMLDKADGDDQLSGTGTSLQGDAFVAALVPAATPEITALVASGAEGFAASMANDLEVGAGLGNGASDTLYHLREGIERFMISDINNAAASAVAQSEIWVMCDGVSTTASAYSHVPGGGNVLFMDGHVSFSKYDVGGKAPINGPMARTVGSLASDF
- a CDS encoding beta-galactosidase; the encoded protein is MGRFRPPYLGAAYYPETWPREQLDEDIKLMRDAGMNVMRIAEFAWSSMEPAEGRLELGWLRRVVDKLAEAGIATIMCTPSCTPPAWLTEKYPEVLVVSHAGVRARHGSRRHVCPNSPIYRGHCERIVTRLAEMFGQDENVIGWQIDNEVDLWKGEGCFCDLCVRLFRERLRKKFGSIDALNESWGTHLWSMTYQSFEQIPAPEPSIHDHPSLSTAWTLFQSDSMVDYVLHQASILHEHVSQPVGTDMMPILSVSYEKLHRHLDIVQYNHYDSMETLWKQVFWMDYVRPFKTAPFWNTETATCWNGGVTANGYKDPGFCRVNSWLPIALGAEANLYWLWRAHWSGQELMHGSVVSSHGRPLHIMGEVKEVAKGFEAAGDFLSQTVPAPTGLAVHVSTVAWAQFRHQPMANGFDYLDCLLNRVCRPLMDVHLRVDFIDPADSLTDYRVVYSPFLPALDESRLRERLWTWIEAGGTWVVGPLSDTRTLEATKPAGAPFASLEEWADIYCAYEVPGDPRDFAFRWNDGTASHGSLWYSGFETEKAKVLASYLDGPLKGMAAITETRVGIGRIIVLGTLLNSQDMRALMLRVCGEAEIVPAADASPNVLVVPRVGEGGSGTIVMEIENRTGYLQLHQPCKDILTARNYDGRVEIEPYQVLVLQTERSIVSDDGALAGHVSDRGPLGSFEEAP
- a CDS encoding sugar ABC transporter permease, whose product is MKKAFVGYAFISPWLFGFVALTAVPFVVSIYLSFTRYDIVSPPVWIGLANYRRLFTEDPVFWIALGVTFKFALISVPLGIVTGIAIALLLNLKLRGMSVYRTAFYVPSIVPIVATSVIFMWILNPQIGLVNGLLARVGIQGPAWLQDANWALWALILMSLWAVGGSMVIYLAGLKDIPVALYEAAIIDGANAWQRTRHVTLPMLTPVIFFNLIMGVIGSFQYFTQAWIMTAGGPNDSTHFYALYLFIRAWRYLDMGYASAMAWILFAVIMTLTVAIFRTHRRWVHYGS
- a CDS encoding extracellular solute-binding protein codes for the protein MEADSVRARREYKQGSAAIAWCLGVLLVVGMMLLLAVPRPSERKHPERIPVHFWHMWTSEWKTVADKIVDRYNDSQDRYEVIPLSIPANTADSKFLMSVAGGVPPDVMIQWNPVIPKWAESKAVLPLNELMSPEEWEAFQKSVYPVVLKIGMYKGKFYGAATGLDVYACYFRKDFAREAGLDVERVPRNLKELSAWGDSMTKRGPDGSLKRIGLLNPIRPASLSMYAPGFGGGFYDWKRNVLTINTSPNVQALKFLSGERKKLGFDNVIGFESSFTSEISTAAWPFISGAYGITLDGQWRVEQIARYAPEMEYGTFPIPPPEGGNELASWANANFFVIPTGAKQVDGAWDFIKFWSGIENPKRAAEFYTWGGWLPPLPAIGDAPAYREYVRQHPQFQTFLDILPSDHLEPLPPVSYQAYFWDRLSIADEAAERGLLSPEIALAQLEREIKHEVAMRRESGYDD